Proteins co-encoded in one Brassica oleracea var. oleracea cultivar TO1000 chromosome C4, BOL, whole genome shotgun sequence genomic window:
- the LOC106339148 gene encoding glutathione S-transferase T3-like — MDSNPYRQSTNYVDLLTSQHGVFSSPSQVPVFGTQRAEASSCPQDTTAERRERMMWTPVEDMVLISSWLNTSKDPVVGNEQRSGAFWNRIAAYFAASPKVAATEHQESTHCKQRWHKINDQFNKFCGAFEAATREKTSGQNENDILNRAHEIFVNNHRKNLFLSTLGWSFGMIKNGVPLLHLKTKEALKGGS; from the coding sequence ATGGATTCCAATCCATACCGGCAGAGTACTAACTATGTTGATCTCCTTACGAGTCAACATGGTGTCTTTAGTTCTCCATCGCAAGTCCCTGTCTTTGGGACTCAAAGAGCTGAAGCTTCAAGTTGCCCTCAAGATACTACTGCAGAGCGTAGGGAACGCATGATGTGGACGCCTGTAGAAGATATGGTGCTCATCAGCTCCTGGCTTAACACAAGCAAGGATCCAGTAGTGGGAAATGAACAACGGTCTGGGGCATTCTGGAATAGGATCGCCGCTTACTTTGCGGCAAGTCCCAAGGTTGCAGCCACTGAACACCAAGAATCAACTCATTGCAAGCAGCGTTGGCACAAGATCAATGATCAATTCAACAAGTTCTGTGGGGCTTTTGAAGCAGCAACCAGAGAGAAGACAAGTGGGCAAAATGAGAATGATATTCTCAATAGAGCTCATGAAATCTTCGTCAACAACCACCGAAAAAATTTATTCTTGAGCACGCTTGGATGGAGCTTCGGAATGATCAAAAATGGTGTGCCACTGCTACATCTAAAAACGAAGGAAGCGCTAAAAGGAGGAAGTTAG